One window of the Terriglobia bacterium genome contains the following:
- a CDS encoding glycosyltransferase family 4 protein — MRVALLAWESLHSVPVGGVAAHVTELAAALQRKGHEVHVFTRMGAWQPHYECIYGVHYHRCQFRLDPDFVEEINDMCRSFAHHVCATENAVGPFDVIHAHDWLTGNAMIYVKQARGRKTVLTIHSTEYGRSGNHFHNGRSERVRYQERAATYWCDRLITVSDSLKKEIMWMYEVPHWKISTIYNGVNLHNYDGWLDPGGVKARYGIGPLDPTVLFSGRAVYQKGPDLLLEAVPHILRYYPGAKFVFAGDGDMRAPLEHRAWQLGVQHATRFLGFRNNPELTELYKACDAVCVPSRNEPFGIVVLEGWSAGKPVIVTKNGGPNEYVWHEVNGLKIYPNPDSVAWGIGTLFTNFEWARWMGRNGRVAVEAAFTWDAIANRIAHVYTQ, encoded by the coding sequence ATGAGAGTGGCACTGTTAGCTTGGGAATCGCTTCATTCCGTTCCCGTGGGCGGGGTCGCGGCCCACGTCACCGAGCTGGCTGCGGCGCTGCAGCGGAAAGGACATGAAGTTCACGTCTTCACCCGCATGGGAGCCTGGCAGCCCCATTACGAATGCATCTACGGCGTGCATTATCACCGGTGTCAGTTTCGGCTGGACCCGGACTTTGTCGAAGAAATCAACGACATGTGCCGCTCCTTCGCCCACCACGTATGCGCCACGGAAAACGCCGTCGGTCCGTTTGATGTGATTCACGCGCACGATTGGCTGACCGGCAATGCCATGATCTACGTCAAACAGGCGCGGGGAAGAAAAACCGTGCTCACCATCCACTCCACCGAATACGGCCGCAGCGGCAACCACTTCCATAATGGCCGCTCGGAGCGGGTGCGCTACCAGGAACGTGCGGCCACGTACTGGTGCGATCGCCTGATCACGGTTTCCGACTCCCTGAAGAAGGAAATCATGTGGATGTACGAGGTCCCGCACTGGAAGATCTCCACCATCTACAACGGGGTAAACCTCCACAACTACGACGGCTGGCTGGACCCGGGCGGCGTAAAAGCGCGCTATGGCATCGGACCCTTGGATCCGACGGTGCTATTCTCCGGGCGCGCAGTGTATCAGAAGGGACCGGATTTATTGTTGGAAGCCGTCCCACACATCCTGCGGTACTATCCCGGCGCGAAATTCGTCTTTGCCGGAGATGGCGATATGCGGGCGCCCTTGGAGCATCGGGCGTGGCAACTGGGCGTTCAGCATGCCACACGGTTTCTGGGCTTCAGAAATAACCCAGAATTGACGGAGCTCTACAAAGCCTGCGATGCGGTGTGCGTGCCCAGCCGCAACGAACCCTTCGGCATCGTGGTGCTGGAAGGCTGGAGCGCCGGCAAGCCCGTCATCGTCACCAAGAACGGCGGCCCGAATGAGTATGTCTGGCATGAGGTGAACGGATTGAAGATTTATCCCAATCCTGATTCCGTGGCCTGGGGCATTGGCACCCTGTTCACCAACTTCGAGTGGGCCCGCTGGATGGGACGCAACGGCCGAGTCGCCGTAGAAGCCGCCTTCACCTGGGACGCCATCGCCAACCGCATCGCCCACGTCTACACCCAGTGA
- a CDS encoding multicopper oxidase domain-containing protein, whose product MSFSRRNFLKMTGVLAGSTLLPAMAVPSRPSAQTNTTPQAEGAPDYTIRIGASPVEIAPHRFISTTTYNGQFPGPLLRFKEGKQVTVDIYNDTDTPEQLHWHGQTVPVEVDGAAEEGTPFIPAHGKRRIAFTPRPAGFRFFHTHNRAGANLAAGQYSGQVGPVYIEAQHEPGNYDREVFLTLKEFEPTFSRGGDMAMDFLSPATRVKALEAQGESAMKASLAKGIPHGYEVGYAAFTINGRMLGHGEPVRVKRGERILFHVLNGSATEIRSLALPGHSFRVVALDGNPVPNPATVPVLWLGTAERVSAMVEMNHPGIWIMGDLANDDRRHGMGIVVEYAGHAGKLLWIAPPPFRWNYARFAKPGVTAAPPDETFEMTFVKDNAAENGFNRWTINGVAYPMSYDIAPASFHLREGKRYRIHMRNASDDIHPIHLHRHSFELTSLAGKATAGILKDVFMLGGYQEATVDFVADNPGLTLFHCHQQLHMDFGFMTLFDYV is encoded by the coding sequence ATGAGTTTCTCCCGACGCAATTTCCTGAAGATGACGGGTGTACTGGCCGGCAGCACTCTGCTTCCCGCCATGGCTGTCCCATCGCGCCCTTCAGCACAAACCAACACCACGCCGCAAGCTGAAGGCGCCCCCGATTACACCATCAGGATTGGCGCCAGCCCCGTCGAGATCGCTCCCCACCGTTTCATCTCCACTACCACGTACAACGGACAATTCCCCGGGCCGTTGCTGCGCTTCAAGGAAGGGAAGCAGGTCACCGTCGATATCTACAATGACACCGACACTCCCGAGCAACTGCACTGGCACGGCCAGACGGTCCCGGTCGAGGTCGACGGAGCGGCGGAAGAGGGCACACCGTTCATTCCTGCACACGGCAAACGCCGCATCGCATTCACGCCGAGACCCGCGGGCTTTCGCTTTTTTCACACCCATAATCGAGCCGGGGCAAATCTAGCTGCCGGCCAGTACAGCGGCCAAGTTGGTCCGGTTTACATCGAGGCCCAGCATGAGCCCGGAAATTATGACCGCGAAGTCTTTCTCACCCTGAAGGAATTCGAACCCACCTTCAGCCGTGGCGGAGATATGGCAATGGATTTTCTGTCGCCGGCCACTCGCGTCAAGGCTCTCGAGGCGCAGGGCGAGTCTGCCATGAAGGCATCACTCGCCAAAGGCATACCGCACGGATACGAGGTCGGCTATGCCGCCTTCACCATCAATGGCCGCATGCTGGGGCACGGAGAGCCGGTCCGTGTGAAACGCGGCGAGCGCATCCTGTTCCATGTATTAAACGGAAGTGCCACCGAGATTCGCAGTCTGGCGTTACCCGGCCATTCCTTTCGCGTGGTCGCATTAGACGGGAATCCGGTGCCCAATCCCGCAACCGTTCCCGTACTCTGGCTAGGTACGGCTGAGCGCGTCTCTGCGATGGTCGAGATGAACCACCCAGGCATCTGGATCATGGGCGATCTTGCCAACGACGACCGTCGCCACGGCATGGGTATCGTGGTGGAGTACGCGGGACATGCGGGCAAACTGCTGTGGATCGCGCCACCGCCTTTCCGATGGAACTATGCCCGCTTTGCCAAGCCTGGTGTGACTGCGGCTCCGCCGGACGAGACTTTCGAAATGACCTTTGTCAAAGACAACGCGGCCGAAAACGGTTTCAATCGCTGGACCATCAACGGCGTCGCATACCCCATGTCTTACGACATCGCTCCAGCCTCGTTTCACTTAAGGGAAGGGAAGCGCTATCGAATTCATATGCGCAATGCCAGTGATGACATCCACCCAATTCATCTTCACCGCCATAGCTTCGAGCTGACCAGTCTGGCGGGCAAGGCGACTGCCGGAATCCTGAAAGACGTGTTCATGCTGGGGGGATACCAGGAGGCCACCGTCGATTTCGTGGCTGATAATCCGGGCCTGACCCTGTTCCATTGCCACCAGCAACTGCACATGGATTTTGGTTTCATGACCCTGTTTGACTACGTGTAA